One Nitrospinaceae bacterium genomic window carries:
- the coxB gene encoding cytochrome c oxidase subunit II, whose product MMSWLPENISADGGDLDFLFYVIYYITTATFVLVAACMVAFLILYRQKPGVRATYTHGNNTLEIIWTITPAFILVVIMFLSQASWAKLKLDRPANPDVRIHVVAKQFNWLVAYPGPDGKLGTKDDVKLDNQVNVPINKTVLITMTGEDVIHSFFIPHARVKQDIVPGRETVVWFKPIKTGKFEIPCAELCGTGHSGMKGELVVHTAESYKAFINKINTKKSS is encoded by the coding sequence ATGATGAGCTGGCTCCCTGAAAACATTTCTGCAGATGGTGGTGATCTGGATTTCCTTTTTTATGTCATCTATTACATTACAACGGCAACGTTTGTTCTCGTTGCCGCTTGCATGGTTGCTTTCCTGATTCTCTATCGGCAAAAACCAGGTGTCCGGGCTACCTATACACACGGAAACAACACCCTCGAAATTATATGGACGATAACGCCCGCTTTCATCCTGGTCGTCATCATGTTCCTCAGCCAGGCGTCCTGGGCAAAACTCAAACTTGATCGGCCAGCGAATCCCGATGTCCGCATCCATGTCGTCGCCAAGCAGTTCAACTGGCTTGTGGCCTACCCCGGCCCCGATGGAAAACTCGGCACCAAGGATGATGTAAAGCTCGACAACCAGGTAAACGTTCCCATAAACAAAACCGTTCTCATCACCATGACCGGCGAAGACGTTATTCACAGCTTCTTCATTCCACATGCCCGGGTGAAACAAGACATCGTTCCCGGCCGCGAGACCGTCGTTTGGTTCAAACCAATCAAAACAGGGAAATTCGAAATTCCCTGCGCCGAGCTTTGCGGCACTGGACACTCGGGAATGAAAGGCGAGTTGGTCGTACATACAGCAGAGAGCTACAAGGCTTTTATTAATAAAATAAACACAAAGAAATCTTCCTAA